The window CCATCCGCCGCCGGGCTGACCGGATCCCCGAATTTGGCCGGTACGGGTCGCCTGGCGCGCTTCCGATCATGCGGAGGAGCCCAGTGCGGCCTTGTCGGGCTTGCCGCTCGGCGCCAGCGGGACCCGGTCGATCACCGTCACCGTCCGAGGGATGCAGGACGTGCCCAGGTTCGCCCCGACCAGGTCACGGAGCCGCGCCGGATCCGGGACCGCCCCGGCGGCCGGTACCACGAAAGCGTGAACGGCCTCGCCCGTCTCGTCGTCGGGGCGGCCGATCACATACGCCTCGGCCACGGCCCGGTCGGTGGCGAGCACACGTTCGATCGGGCCGGCGTAGACCAGGACGGCCTGGACGATGATCACGTCGCGGGCGCGGCCACGCAGGTGCAGATAGCCGTCGTCGTCGAGATCGGCCAGGTCGCGGGTACGGACCCAGCCGTCCACGAAGACCTCGGCACTCTCCCGGGGGTCCTGCCAGTAGCAACCGGCCTGGGCGGGCGTCCGCACGTACAACTCGCCGTCCTTGATCTTGACGTCGGTGACCGCCGGAGGCCGGCCGACCGTCTCGAACCGCTCGCCGGGCGACGCCATCGAGATCATGCCGGTCTCGGTCTGGCCGTAACCATGGAAGACGACCGGGCCGAGGACGTCGAGCGCCTCCCGCAACCGTCCCGGGGCCAGCGGCGATCCGGAGACCATCAGGGCCTTCAGGCTGCTCAGATCGACCGGAGCGGCGCGCTGGGCGCGGACCAGCTGGTGCAGTCTGCCGACCGTGATCACGCTGGCGGTGGCCCGGTGCCGGACGAACGCGTCCGGGAACGACGGCGGGTGGGCGGCTACCAGGGTGCCGCCCGCGGTGAGCGCGAGAATGCCGTACTC of the Actinoplanes sichuanensis genome contains:
- a CDS encoding class I adenylate-forming enzyme family protein, whose protein sequence is MWPAPILELLATGGDRPVFEDGDRVVTASQMDTLVRRIAAGLRHHGFGPGRGVALRLGINAEAFAATIAAFAVGARVSGIPSGLAPGRVDHLLERDDATLIDDTTVADLLTFPPAAITAAGRPTDVARIIYTSGSTGDPKGCAQTYAAMSAAWAPHPDRWPPVIAELATRLDRYLVFGSLSSQVMLEYGILALTAGGTLVAAHPPSFPDAFVRHRATASVITVGRLHQLVRAQRAAPVDLSSLKALMVSGSPLAPGRLREALDVLGPVVFHGYGQTETGMISMASPGERFETVGRPPAVTDVKIKDGELYVRTPAQAGCYWQDPRESAEVFVDGWVRTRDLADLDDDGYLHLRGRARDVIIVQAVLVYAGPIERVLATDRAVAEAYVIGRPDDETGEAVHAFVVPAAGAVPDPARLRDLVGANLGTSCIPRTVTVIDRVPLAPSGKPDKAALGSSA